CCATGTGGTGGGATGGGCTGCCAAAGGGAGAGACAGCTGGCGAGAAAGCGCTGCTGGCCAAAATTGACGAACTTCAACAAAAATACAATTGCAAAATCGAATTTGTAAACATTCCGTTCGAACAGAATATGGATAATCTCACTACGTCCATTCTCGCAGGCGAACCGATGGCGGACATTGCCATTTTGGAATTCAAGCGCGCTATCGCGCCGATTAAGCAGGGCCTTTTGCTTCCGATGAGTGAATTTACAAAAGCGACAAGCGACGTCAACAACGAGCAAAAGCATATGGTGAAATTGCCGCAAATCGCCGGTCAGGATTATTCATTCACGACACCATACGTCTCCGTCGTCGGGATGTACTATAACCGCGACCTGTTCAAGAAGTTAAGCTTGCCGGATCCGCAGGATTTGTATAATCAGGGACAATGGAACTGGGATAAATTTCTGGAAGTTGCCAAGCAGGCAACCCGCGATACCAATAACGACGGGAAAATCGACACCTGGGGCTTCGCCGGTTGGCCGGATGACGCCGCCCGTCATTTCGGCGTAACGAACGGCGCGCTCTTCGTGAATGAAAACGACCTGACAAGCGGCCTTGCCGACCCGAATTTGGCCGAAGCGTTGGAATTCGTCAAGCGGATCTGGAACGTTGAAAACATCGTTAAAGTCAAGACCGGCAACAAAATGGACTGGAACGAAACAAATACGTTCAAAGACGGCGACGTCGCCATGTCCATCAACTATGATTGGAACGTTGGCGACCTGACGTTTGAAGTCGGCGTCGTGCCGAATCCGGCTGGGCCTCACAGCGACGGCAAGCACACATATGCGAACACGGCGCAAAACGGATATTTCATTCCAAAAGGCGTAAAGGACCCGCAAATTGTTTATCAAATCTTTGAAGAAATGTATGATTTGCCTCCAACCGAAGAATATCTCGGTCAAGACTGGCTGGAGGCGCGCTTCAAGAACGAGGCCGACATCAGGATGTCGCTCGATCATATAAATGGAACCGGACGTCTGTCGCTTGAAGAAGGCATCCCGGATTTTCCGTTCTACGCCATCATGGATGATATCATCAAAAATAACCAATCCGTATCGGCAACACTTGATAAATATAAACAAGCTGCGGATTCGTCTTTAGCCAAATTGAAGTAAATCTTTTCGGCCGACGCTCGGCAAGTAAGAGGGGTGCACCGTTTGCGACGGTTCATCCCCTTCGTTTTTCAATTGTTGCGCTTCAGTTTTAAGAATCGGCCGTACAAAGGCCGATTCTCCGTATAGGGAGGGCTGAATTTTGCGGCAAAAAAAGCGGCTCAAGCGTTTGGTGGTTTCCGCTATCGGCATCGTTATTATAGCAGGGCTTACGGTATACTGGACGGCCGGAACGTCCGAAGATTTTGATGTTGCCGCGATAATGGCGCCTGCCGCGGCGATTCCCGCCGATCCTTACATGCAAAAGCAAGATGGCGAAGATTACGCGGATTACTTGGCCAAACACGAAGACGCAGTCTTTCCCGAGCATGAAATCGTTATCGAAGCTGCTGATTTTCATACAGCAGAGGGCGACGGATTTGCGAAACTGGAAGGGTTTGCCGGAGATAGCGGCGTATCCCTTAAAACCGGCGAACAGGGCTTGGTTGAATGGCGAGTCGAGGTACCGGAGACGGGATGGTACAACCTTTC
This genomic interval from Bacilli bacterium contains the following:
- a CDS encoding ABC transporter substrate-binding protein, translated to MKGLTVLFIALTLILTACGGGSSKSAPSDSPSATVAPTATPSPSASAEPETVDLDGRTIKIAMWWDGLPKGETAGEKALLAKIDELQQKYNCKIEFVNIPFEQNMDNLTTSILAGEPMADIAILEFKRAIAPIKQGLLLPMSEFTKATSDVNNEQKHMVKLPQIAGQDYSFTTPYVSVVGMYYNRDLFKKLSLPDPQDLYNQGQWNWDKFLEVAKQATRDTNNDGKIDTWGFAGWPDDAARHFGVTNGALFVNENDLTSGLADPNLAEALEFVKRIWNVENIVKVKTGNKMDWNETNTFKDGDVAMSINYDWNVGDLTFEVGVVPNPAGPHSDGKHTYANTAQNGYFIPKGVKDPQIVYQIFEEMYDLPPTEEYLGQDWLEARFKNEADIRMSLDHINGTGRLSLEEGIPDFPFYAIMDDIIKNNQSVSATLDKYKQAADSSLAKLK